The Megalops cyprinoides isolate fMegCyp1 chromosome 25, fMegCyp1.pri, whole genome shotgun sequence nucleotide sequence gtgttccaCAAtgttaaaaggttaaaaagcCTCTTGTGGCAGTAGGTGAGACGGagtgtctgtgattgtgtgtgtgtgtgaggtttttGCAGATTCGTGAGGGAGCAAGGGAGGAAACTCCAGGTGCTGCTGTGCCAGACGACCccgctctgtccctctcccGCCTACAGCTCCTGGCCCCTCCGCCTCCGTCGCTACTTGAAGAGGACGTTGATGAAGATCTggacgaggacgaggaagaCGATGAGGACGTAGTCGCGCTGCTGCAGGAAGTTCCCGTCTGACTGCGCCTGCGCAGAGGACGCTCTGCTGCGCAGGGCTGTGATGCTCCTGATTggtggagacagagggggcGGGGTTCAGAGCGGTGTTCAGAGAGCTGACAGGCACACGATCAGGCCTGAGAGGCACAGTTACCGGCGTTAATTACCTGTTAATGTCCTCCTGCGTTTGCTTTATGGACTCTATGGCACTTTGCAGTTCGCTGAGgtctgttccttttttccttaaTCGGCTGCTGTGCTTGGCTTTGTGTCCTGAAATGAAGACCCATATCAGAGAAgagtcataaacacacacaaccaatcaTCGATCCACTCACTTCGTGCACACGTAAATATGCACATACAATCACTGAttcactcacagactcacacacacacacacacacttccgaAGACATGCTTGCACACATTCAGGAGTTGTGATTATGTTCATCTATCTACAACACCAATTCATTTGATACAGAATGTTTTGAAAGGCAGCTCCCTGCTCTGGTCAGAagctgcgtgtgagtgtgccgcctgtggcagtgctgtgtgtggggacTTACGCTCGCTGCCGGATGAGTCGTGGCGGTCGAGCTCTGGTGATGAGCAGCCGCTCTCCGGACTCTTGGGCTTATCAGTCTGTTTGTGCTTGCGTTTGGGGACAGTGACCTACAAGGGGACAAGGCAGCCAtcagcacagagccacacaggCACGCAAATagtgacaaacacacatgcaaactaacacacacacacacacacacacacacacacgtacactaACACACACCAGTCGGCACAGAGCTATGCACAGGCATTcttatgtgtacatacacacacactcactcatgtacacacacagacacacatacttatgtacaaatacaaacacatcaCCATTCCATGCAGAGCCATATTACATACTCAAAtgcttcagcacacacacacatgcacgcaagaacacacacacacacacacagactgacacgcgcatgaacacacacacacatgcgagCACACGCGCGCACTAATCACACTAAACTgaagacaaacatacacagaggtGCGAAACGGCTGAGAAACATGCAGGCATGCCCAATCGGCGACATTCAGCAGGACGATATCGTGCACGTTTCAAAAACACGGGcaacgggaaaaaaaaacaacagtggtttaaaaaaagcaaccaaaggcaaaaaaaaaaaaaaaaaagcagctgtgATCAATACGATTAAGCACGCAGAAATCTCaggatccaaaaaaaaaaaaaaaaaaaaacaagccaaccAGGGTAAAAATAAAAGGACGTTAAAAACAGATGGAGGCGGCCACACAAAGCTGCCGCACAACGACGTGGCGCAGGCGGCGGTGAGACGGAAGCAGAGAGAATTCTGGGAGCTCATTTTGGCCAACCTACCTGGCAGGTGCAATTGTCCCTCCGGGAACCCTGGTTACTGAGACTAATAACACTGCCAGAACGTACCATGGGGGTGCGGTGGCGCACTTTGGTCTGGATCCAGCCGTCTTTCTCAAACTGAATCATATCGTTGAGCGGATCCCACGGCCGCGTGCTGGGAAGGAGGGCGACACAAAACGCACACGGTCAACCGGCAGACCGATCCACGGAGGATCCACGCTGACCGCGTGCGGTCCAGGGCACAACCGCACACACACGACCGTACAGTCAACACTGAGCACTCTACACACAGTGGTAAAGTCAGCAAATTCAACAAAGTACTTGAATGATAAATCCTGTTTGGCTGGAAGTTTCTTGCATGTGTCTGGGGAGCAGGTAGCACCGTGGTTAAAGAACTGTAGCCCAGAAGGACAGGGGGTTAAATAGGCGGGACAATTCTGTTACACCCTGCAGCAGAGTTCTTCCCCTGACCGCTGCCGGTAAACACCCAGCTATATAAGAGCAGGctgcaaaagggttaaaacagcATGGTACATTGCTCCGATATGATCTTAACCTTATTCATGAGCAGTACAGACAGAACCAGGCGTGTTTTGAATAAAGTACAGTCctcctttcaaaaataaaagcaggcaCTGAACTTAATGAAAAGAttaatgtctgtctgtgaacccacagcacattttctgtCGAGTTATAGAGTCCTAATTATCTGCTGGAAGCTCATTTTCTACTTTTTACACTATTGAGTGCTGATCTTGATTTAGAGACCACAGAGAGCCACTTTCCAGGGAGGTCAGCAGAGATTAACTACACGGTTTCTTCTCTTCTGAACCAACTCTGTGCAATTAATACCGCTGATAGGAAGAGAACCCACACCAGCACATGGCTCACTGTTTAAAGCCAAGAGATAAGGAGCTAATATTTCATTCTGCACAAAGATTTCCATCCAGAGCAAAATTACCTCCTCACAACACTGAACACTAAAATTCGTTCTTAGACAGGCCTACACTCTAAGAATATAAATTCAATGCATCCCCTGGAAGAAATCTTTCAAAGCAAACTAAGACAAATACAAAGGATATGCAGTCAGTTAACGATGCCCATACTATCTCAGAGCAGTCATAAAACGTCTCAtataaaatcagaaaaatcTGCAGAATAGTTTGGACATCTagtcatctaaaaaaaaacaaagaacaaaacaatacagacacactgtcccCAGACAATCCAGTACAGTTTCATATATAAACTGTCCAGTTCATTTAGCCTACAGCCTACTACAGTCTACAACTACAGTCAAATGTTGTAATCTCTCTTGTCATTGGAAATGTCACAGGGGGTTTACAGACTGGGCCCAGGCTCAAGTGATGCTAAAACTGAAACAGTCCCCTCAGTAAATTGACCTCATGTTGTCCTAACTCAGTTCCCCGTTCATCCACTAGGTGTCACCCTTTCCCCATGCTCACTCAGCATATCTGTAATGCCACTCTCCGGTGATGGGGTCCTGCTCGAACAGCCCCGGGCTCCACTCCTCGCACTTGGCCTTGCGCTCGCGTGCCGACTTCCTCTGCGCCTCCTCCAGGATGAACTTCTCATTGGTGGCCTCTGTCTGGTCCTTGTTATTGATGGCCCGAGTGACATGCTGCCATAGCCTAGAGGTgagggacagaaacagacacGGCCGTCAGATGTTCAcgctccttttttttaaaatctgaaatgccCTACTGTTGTCACAGATACCTCACAGCTGCAACACCCAATGCAAGTGTGGGAGGGCTGGACTAGCGCACACTCTCCGATGAGATCCATGCTGTTAAGCATCACTCTTGAAagactgaccagcaggggtcactatTAAACGACTTGAGACCTACCCTCCACTGTATCCCCAGCTGAATGAAGCCAATTTTGACAGCCTCGGCTCATGACATGGCTGGAATCGAGTTCTCAACCTTTACCAGTTGAGCCGCTCGGGAGTCACACTGACTAGAGCATGTTAGGACAGAGGCAAAGTCTCAGATAACACCTTGCATAACTGCTCTGAATGATGCTTTCTAAGGAGCAGCAATCTAGAGAGGTTCAGCAACAGgtctgcatttcattcattttttataatgcTACTGCAGCAGAACTTCCAGGACAGTCAAAGAAAACCACAGGGCCAAAATAAAACGGCAGGAACAGtgaaagagataaaaaagagaaaaaaaagctttgacGGGGGACTCAATCGGCAGCATAAGCCCTGCACACAAACAGTGGCAGTAGTGCGGTCGCAGGGTTGGACCATGCGGTTCCAGACTCACTTCTCAGACTCGAAGTCGCCCTGCTCCTCAGGCGGCACTGTGCAGCGGGTCAGCCGGCTCTGCCGCAGCTCGGGCGTGGGGTTCCAGAACGTCTCCACCACGCCCGTCTTCTTGTCGTTGATGAAGATCTCGctgtcctggggggggggggacacaggaGTCCAGCTCAGACTcagggcattctgggtaacAGCCTGTGCATACCACTGATCACAAGATCTCCATAGCAGAGGTTTTTTAACAGACAGTGTAAATGGGTTATGGGGGTAACTGCCGTGACGGGTGACTGCGGTTTTCCACCTGCAATTACAACCCCACCACCCTGAGaactgctctgaccactgctccacactgctgctgctgccgtctAAATCCACTCAAACGACAGTAACGTGCGGCTCACTGCAGCAAGAGACCACACGATAATGTCCCGCACGCTGTCTTCATCGTTTAGCTGAATCACGCACCGTGGCGCTCAGCTCCAGacacaacagagaaaataaagtgCGCTCTCAGAGAAACACGCCGCAGGGTCCATCAGCGCCGACACGCCGCCGCAcgcccctgcctctgccctgcGAAGGCGTGTTAAGCGCACCCGGGCGCTGAAATGAATCGCCGCGATTGTTATTCCTCACACAGAGCGGAGAGCAAATTAGATCTGAGGCTGCGGAGCGATCTGTCGTGGGCCTGAAAGCACAGGGAGGACGTGAGCGGGAATACTGATCAGGTCTCTCTTATCTGCCTCTGCGTGCCGATCCTCATTCCTCCACCACATTAGCACATGACACGCAGCCCGTACCGGCACCGACTGCGACATCTGGCCACGGTGTGGCACAGCGTTTAGAGAAGCAGGAGACTGCGGTCATATCCCGGACCGGGCACAGCTGTTGTTCAGCGTCCTTCACTTGAACTCTCAggaaatatcaagctgtatgcCTAAATGGAGTGTGTGAAATCTagcctggataagagtgcctaTGTATCTTACGCACtgaaaaaagcactctacagtCACAGCTCCACAGAATGTTAATAATATCTTTTACGTCAGACTTTAAATGTGATCTTGAGTTTGAATGTTGTCTCATCAGTACCAGAGTGAATTCTGCGGCTTCTTTCAACGGCATTCTGCAGCACAGTCAGGTGCAGTGATCAGCACTCTCCCCCTGGTGATGCCATGTCTGACTGCAGAGCTTCTTAATGAGCACTCCTGTCTTCTGTGTGTATACGTGCACAtgcgagtgtgagtgagtgttacagggtgtttgagagcgtgagtgtgtgtgcatgtgcgagtgtgagtgagtgttacagggtgtttgagagcgtgagtgtgtgtgcatgtgcgagtgtgagtgagtgttacagggtgtttgagagcgtgagtgtgtgtacatgtgcgagtgtgagtgagtgttacagggtgtttgagagcgtgagtgtgtgtacatgctgaaTGGAACTGAAATGACTCATtcatgtgcgcgtgtgcgcgtgtgcatgtgtgtgtgagtagcgTGTAGTGTGTCGTGTGAAGTGTGTAGAGTGTAGAGTGTAGAGTGTAGCTGAATCCAGCAGCTCACCCAGTGTCCCTCCAGTGTGGCCAGCACCTCTTTCCCCAGCTTGATCTTGCCAGCAATCTGGTTAACACTGTCGTTACTCCCCAAGAAAGGCTGCAGAGATGAGCACAGGCAGGTAAAATGGCAATAGCACTACATAACATCAGTTGATTCCCTTATGAATCTGAAGACAGTGTTCATTTGCTCCCTTACTCCTACGCCATCTAATGCAAAATATTCTCACAATGTTTTCTTTGAGTTGTACCGCACCTTAAGCTTGAACTCCAGCTGGGCGCTGTAGCCCGTCTTTTCACAGGTGATGGTGACTTGCCCGGCCAGCTCCAGGGTCATGGTGCCGTACAAAATGCCTGCAGGGGATAGGCCAGTCAGTTGGTCACTAGGCATGACATCACTCTcaacatcacacacagcagtatggagggggggggggggggggggcacttcaCACGTTGACATGCCAAAATAGTCTGCATCTGCATCGCTGAAAACGTCGGTTTGAACTTAAGGTCTGAGCACCACAGCACAAACCAGCAGTTCCTACATTCACAAGCTCAGGTTATACCATTTAAATCTGGCGGCCAAACAGTCAAATCTGAGTTAAATCTGATTAAGGCTTGGTTACATCACAGCGCCCTCTACTGTGTGTTGTCACAAAGTTGCCATGAACAGTCGCAGTTCCACCTCCATTACACCTGTGTTTCCATGCGTAACTCATTAATGCAGTGTTCAGCTGTACAGACAAACATCCAAAGGAAAGTAAAATGCAGCAAAATCAGACTGGGAGGTTTGTCCAGCTTGTCCAGATAACCATCCAGTGGAAAGTAAAGCTGGCCTCACCTTTGCAGTGAGCGTAGGGCATGTTCATGATGTAATCCTCCCCTCTGTTGAGGAAAGTGAGCCGTGCCTCTCCGTCCAGTATGGCGGATAAGGAGTTTCCTGCAGGGAGAGCATTGCATTAATATGCAGATAGGACTCCACCCACCAAAGTGGACCGAGGATGTGATTGGACTGTACAACTGTGCAAAATGCCATGGAGAAACTATTCTCCACGGCAAAATACAATGATCAGTGACTGACAGGGCCACTCTGGACGTTGacaaagcctcactctcccattaCCAGTAGTAAGTGAGATGGACAGAAACAGCAAGCTTTACTGGTTAAGAGGAGATTAAGGGCTATGGCCGGGTGTAGCTGGGGTCAGGGTTGAGGGGAAGCAAAGGCCACGAGCTTGTTTAAAGATGGCCGCTCACCGTAAAACTTGGATTTGGCAAGGATGCTGCCACTTAGACAGAAGCCATCCTTCCTGTTGCTCACGTAGAAGGCCGACACTGGAGGGTGATGTGATACCTGGCAGGGAGAGAACACAGTGTGTCAGGACTGATCCAGGTACAGTAAgggatgagagagggggagccaCTGAACGTGGCAGGGCTGATCTGAGTACGGTCAGAAATGACCCAGCCACCACATTATGATCATGCAGGTGGAAACAGCTCAACATCGGTTGCCTCAGGATTCAAACAGCGGTACTAAACCTAATGCCCGCCACAAAAtctcaaacagcaaaatcataGATACATACATCATATACACTACAGTCCTCCCACCAGAGGGACAGCACAGACTTCCTGTGCATCCTGTCTTTGCCCTACAGAGCTACCACATGATTTTTGTCAGTTGGTGCTTTAAGTGCGGCTCTGAGCACTGCTCATTCAAACACTCCTgtcacaaacagcagcacatcaAGCTGAACTAGATTAGCCGAGCCGAGCCGAGCCGAGCCGCTCTGCTGCGCCTCACCTGCTCAGAGATGTAGAAGGTCTTGCTGTTGGTCTTGGGGTGGATCCACACGCAGCGGAAGGTCTCCCCGATGATGGGGTTGTACGGTTTCTTCAGGCCCTGGGGGTGACCGAGAGAGAGCTCACATCAGATACATCCACCAGTAGAATTGCATGATGTGGGACAGGAAAACTAGGGTGTTACTACAGTCAAAAAaaaagtagtgttttttttttttttttttacctttggcTTTTTGTAAAAACCAGACAGATACCACTTCACCACCTTCTTCATTCTGTTGTAGGCGTTCTCCTCCACTGCGGCTCTGGAAACAAAGACCACAAAACAAACTTAGACCAGAGAGCTGTATAGGGACTGCGTAAAAACTCAACACATGACACTCAGGAAATATAAATTCATAACACGTCTTATACAAACTCCATACATTTACACTTGGTGCatacaaattaaatatatgCTGCATACAAACTCAATACATTACACTAGGTACATACAAATTGAATATATGCTGCACACCAACTCAATACATGACCCTCAGTATATAAAATTCAATGAATGCTGTATACCAACTAAAGACATGACAGACATGTATTCATAACAATGTAAATTCATGTACATGTAAATTCATAATAATGAATGTGGCATACAAATTCATGGAAACTCATAATACTGAATGCTGAATACATGACAAAGGTCTCTGCTCAGTCTAACTACAATATGGTTTGTCCTTCACAATGAGAAGCAATTGTTATGCATAAgcattttttcaacattttccacAGCATAATGAATTTAAGGGCAAGCAAAACTGGTAACTACAGCGAGAGATGGGgcagagcacagacaggaagtgagccagGACAGGACTCACTCAGACAGGAAGTCGGCGTGGTAGTAGTAGTCAGACAGCTTGTCCAGGAAGGAGCGCGGCTCCAGGATGAAGGTGGGCAGCACCACTTTGGACAGGTCCATCCCAGGCCTGACCTGCTTCAGCAGGGTCCAGATCAGGGACTTGTTCTCCTCGGACACCGTCTCTGTCTGAGAGGCCTCACCCgcctggaacacacagagacatataGTACCTATGCGtacgcatgcgcgcacacacacgtgcacacgcgcacacacgcacacgcacacacacacacacacacacacaaacgcatgcatTACAGTCATTGCACACACACTAGTTCACCTAGACCCAGATGTACAAGaaactctacacacacacacacacacacacacacacacacacacacacacacacacacacacacacacgctcgctcactcgctcgcacacacacttgcacacacacttgccGGTATGAGGAGTCCAAACTTTGCCATTAATTACATTGATTGTCCCTGTATCTTGTAATCCATTTCTATTCCAATTAAGCCTCAAATGGATTTGCTTAATTAGAATTCTGTTAGATCCGCACATTACCCTGTAGCTGCTgggctgggggtgtgtgtgtgcgcgtgtgtgtgtatgtgtgtgtgtgtgtctgtcttgtATTTCAAACTAATTAACGAGTTCAATCTTTTCTCCCCCATTTCAATCTGTCTCCACCAAAGACACTTGACTGGGGCTATATTAAGCCTGCGAGGGTCTATTCAATATTTCATCCTGAAAAGCCATTACATAAGGACTGATGAGAACATCTTGTGAACATCTGAGGCACGCCACAGCTcatggtgcattctgggagtaAAACGGTGCATGATCACAGAGCCGACCCTCTGGCGGGCTTCCGTCCCAACCTGACTtcttttacattcatttctgtgcacaaAAAGCCCCATCTTACATCTACtgttcaatggaaaatgtgCTGCTGAATAATTAATGATTACTATATCAGTATCAAcccatgaattttttttcattaacattttttcatcttcaaGTATGTCAAAACCTTGATAAGCAAACATTTGAGCAGATACACGAGGGCATGAACACTAGCGTTCTGCTTCATGAGAAGCTGAGCATAACTGTATGACTCGCGAAAAAGACTCTTTCGAAAGGGATAATCACTTTCAGACCGTTAAAATCTGATgaatgagaaaacagaaaatgcagcacagctgtgcacagcaacacaaaggTCAGGAGTTCAGCAGTGAAAGGACACGATCATTGCTGGGGGGTGACAGCGGCCTGAATGATTTGGAGTGAAACGACCTCCTCTGAGACGGCTGCCTGCCGTAGTGACACTGTAAGTGGAACCTGTCACATAATTGTGTTTACACAGATTACTCCTTTTGTACCCACCATGGCTTTGTGTTCTACGTCACCATGTTTTCATTGCTGCTGAAATCTCCCTGCACTCCTTTAACTTATGAAATGGTTGCTTCCCTAAACGCATCAAGCACGTTTGAGAAGCAGCCTCAGTGGTGTCCCGTGGGCCAATGGGAGCCGTGCGCGGTGAGCGTGCGTTGAACGCAGTAACGGCTCGCCGGCCAATGGGAGCCGTGTGCTCTGAGCGTGCGTTGAGCACAGTAATGGCCGGCTCACCTCCCCCAGCTCCTCGTGGGACTGCTCCATGTAGCGGGTCTCCCGCAGCGCCTCGCCGGGGTCCAGGTCCACATACGAGTCGTCCTGCCGCTCCGACGTGTCGCTGTCGCTCTCCTCGCTCTTCTCCAGCCCGTCGTTGTCCGACTCCTCGTGGTCCTGCTCGTTCTCCCGGTCAGACTTGTCCGAGTACAGGTCTGGGTCCTTGAAGTGGTCGCCGTCATTGAACCTGAGGGGACAGACGGACAGGGGAGGGATTTAATTAAGGCCTCAAAGGCCGCTGCAAAGGACATCAGACCTGCTGCATCCAAAAAACAAGTCATGATGCAGTGTGCTGCAAAGGTTAAACCTAAAAAAAACTATGGAACCAGACAGACTCTTCTGGCTGAATTACCTCAAGCCGGCCAAGTACAAAGACTGCAGTCCAATGATGTCAAGTGAAAGACCTAAAGTGGAGAAAGCTTTGACAGCTTCCAGATTCACAAACACTTACAGCTCAAAGAGCTGTGCTGAGCCAGATTTATTTCTCCCTTTTGACATTCCACAGGAATGACAGGAAACCATGGATATGTGATACAAGACCTGTCTCTGCAGGTTGATTCAATATAGCTATTCTTGTGATGAACAATAAGTCGACTTCTCAGACTACAGTGAAACCCCAAGCTCGTGAATGTGCGAGTCCAGAGTTTCAATGCGTAAAACTACAGACTTTTTGAATTCACACCGTTTTATCGAATGCCTGAATTCTGTATGCCACTTATGTTGAAAACTGTGGGTCTCTGATTAAGAGGGGGGGAATAAGTCAAAGGACAATTTAATGAGGAAATGCAGCTCCAGACCAGTTTAGTAGCAAAAAGTCAGCAGTCAggtacagtgcattcagaacaGGCCCAGAAGGTTAGCAGAAAGGTAAGGTTTCAGCACCCTGTCCACAACAACCATTCCAGTATCAGTTTACCCGCCCCTAATCCCCATCCCATCTACTTTGTATAAAAGGTAgacactgatcctggatcagagcCTTGAGGGTGTGCACCATGGTGGGGTGAGAGTTGAAAGGTGAGTGGTAAgaagtgagaggagagaggtgagaagtgacaggtgacaggtgacaggtgacaggtgacaggtgacaggtgagaGGTGAGAAGTGAAAGGAGAGAGTTTAGAGGTTGGGCTCACTCACTGGAAGCCCTCAGGACCCTGCATGTTGTGGGCGCGCAGCAGGCTGTAGAAGTTGATCTGTGGATCCGCCCCCAGGTTTGGCTCCTCCTTCCCCTCGCGGATCATGGTGCGCTTCAGCAAGCTGGAGCATTTCAGAGCCAGCTCCAACGCGTCCATCCAG carries:
- the osbpl8 gene encoding oxysterol-binding protein-related protein 8 isoform X4 — its product is MIREEGVLCRRRFSTCGGVAAGLPPRPDGRKLIRNASFGGYNELSPILPGFDRGKDDALQLKEDTSHSISKSKSESKLYNGSDKDVSASGNKLTKKESLKVQKRNYREEKKRATKELLSTITDPSVIVMADWLKIRGTLKSWTKLWCVLKPGVLLIYKTHKNGQWVGTVLLNACELIERPSKKDGFCFKLYHPLEQSIWAVKGPKGEAVGSITQPLPSSHLIFRAASESDGRCWMDALELALKCSSLLKRTMIREGKEEPNLGADPQINFYSLLRAHNMQGPEGFQFNDGDHFKDPDLYSDKSDRENEQDHEESDNDGLEKSEESDSDTSERQDDSYVDLDPGEALRETRYMEQSHEELGEAGEASQTETVSEENKSLIWTLLKQVRPGMDLSKVVLPTFILEPRSFLDKLSDYYYHADFLSEAAVEENAYNRMKKVVKWYLSGFYKKPKGLKKPYNPIIGETFRCVWIHPKTNSKTFYISEQVSHHPPVSAFYVSNRKDGFCLSGSILAKSKFYGNSLSAILDGEARLTFLNRGEDYIMNMPYAHCKGILYGTMTLELAGQVTITCEKTGYSAQLEFKLKPFLGSNDSVNQIAGKIKLGKEVLATLEGHWDSEIFINDKKTGVVETFWNPTPELRQSRLTRCTVPPEEQGDFESEKLWQHVTRAINNKDQTEATNEKFILEEAQRKSARERKAKCEEWSPGLFEQDPITGEWHYRYADTRPWDPLNDMIQFEKDGWIQTKVRHRTPMVTVPKRKHKQTDKPKSPESGCSSPELDRHDSSGSERHKAKHSSRLRKKGTDLSELQSAIESIKQTQEDINRSITALRSRASSAQAQSDGNFLQQRDYVLIVFLVLVQIFINVLFK
- the osbpl8 gene encoding oxysterol-binding protein-related protein 8 isoform X2, with the translated sequence MESCAEYQGEADRTLHHVEIRDQPVTSTALMPGDDAQPLTPGRMSQRQGKEGLQVPGKDLLTSPSLSSGVSYSHGFDRGKDDALQLKEDTSHSISKSKSESKLYNGSDKDVSASGNKLTKKESLKVQKRNYREEKKRATKELLSTITDPSVIVMADWLKIRGTLKSWTKLWCVLKPGVLLIYKTHKNGQWVGTVLLNACELIERPSKKDGFCFKLYHPLEQSIWAVKGPKGEAVGSITQPLPSSHLIFRAASESDGRCWMDALELALKCSSLLKRTMIREGKEEPNLGADPQINFYSLLRAHNMQGPEGFQFNDGDHFKDPDLYSDKSDRENEQDHEESDNDGLEKSEESDSDTSERQDDSYVDLDPGEALRETRYMEQSHEELGEAGEASQTETVSEENKSLIWTLLKQVRPGMDLSKVVLPTFILEPRSFLDKLSDYYYHADFLSEAAVEENAYNRMKKVVKWYLSGFYKKPKGLKKPYNPIIGETFRCVWIHPKTNSKTFYISEQVSHHPPVSAFYVSNRKDGFCLSGSILAKSKFYGNSLSAILDGEARLTFLNRGEDYIMNMPYAHCKGILYGTMTLELAGQVTITCEKTGYSAQLEFKLKPFLGSNDSVNQIAGKIKLGKEVLATLEGHWDSEIFINDKKTGVVETFWNPTPELRQSRLTRCTVPPEEQGDFESEKLWQHVTRAINNKDQTEATNEKFILEEAQRKSARERKAKCEEWSPGLFEQDPITGEWHYRYADTRPWDPLNDMIQFEKDGWIQTKVRHRTPMVTVPKRKHKQTDKPKSPESGCSSPELDRHDSSGSERHKAKHSSRLRKKGTDLSELQSAIESIKQTQEDINRSITALRSRASSAQAQSDGNFLQQRDYVLIVFLVLVQIFINVLFK
- the osbpl8 gene encoding oxysterol-binding protein-related protein 8 isoform X1, encoding MESCAEYQGEADRTLHHVEIRDQPVTSTALMPGDDAQPLTPGRMSQRQGKEGLQVPGKDLLTSPSLSSGVSYSHGFDRGKDDALQLKEDTSHSISKSKSESKLYNGSDKDVSASGNKLTKKESLKVQKRNYREEKKRATKELLSTITDPSVIVMADWLKIRGTLKSWTKLWCVLKPGVLLIYKTHKNGQWVGTVLLNACELIERPSKKDGFCFKLYHPLEQSIWAVKGPKGEAVGSITQPLPSSHLIFRAASESDGRCWMDALELALKCSSLLKRTMIREGKEEPNLGADPQINFYSLLRAHNMQGPEGFQFNDGDHFKDPDLYSDKSDRENEQDHEESDNDGLEKSEESDSDTSERQDDSYVDLDPGEALRETRYMEQSHEELGEAGEASQTETVSEENKSLIWTLLKQVRPGMDLSKVVLPTFILEPRSFLDKLSDYYYHADFLSEAAVEENAYNRMKKVVKWYLSGFYKKPKGLKKPYNPIIGETFRCVWIHPKTNSKTFYISEQVSHHPPVSAFYVSNRKDGFCLSGSILAKSKFYGNSLSAILDGEARLTFLNRGEDYIMNMPYAHCKGILYGTMTLELAGQVTITCEKTGYSAQLEFKLKPFLGSNDSVNQIAGKIKLGKEVLATLEGHWDSEIFINDKKTGVVETFWNPTPELRQSRLTRCTVPPEEQGDFESEKLWQHVTRAINNKDQTEATNEKFILEEAQRKSARERKAKCEEWSPGLFEQDPITGEWHYRYADTRPWDPLNDMIQFEKDGWIQTKVRHRTPMVRSGSVISLSNQGSRRDNCTCQVTVPKRKHKQTDKPKSPESGCSSPELDRHDSSGSERHKAKHSSRLRKKGTDLSELQSAIESIKQTQEDINRSITALRSRASSAQAQSDGNFLQQRDYVLIVFLVLVQIFINVLFK
- the osbpl8 gene encoding oxysterol-binding protein-related protein 8 isoform X3, whose translation is MPGDDAQPLTPGRMSQRQGKEGLQVPGKDLLTSPSLSSGVSYSHGFDRGKDDALQLKEDTSHSISKSKSESKLYNGSDKDVSASGNKLTKKESLKVQKRNYREEKKRATKELLSTITDPSVIVMADWLKIRGTLKSWTKLWCVLKPGVLLIYKTHKNGQWVGTVLLNACELIERPSKKDGFCFKLYHPLEQSIWAVKGPKGEAVGSITQPLPSSHLIFRAASESDGRCWMDALELALKCSSLLKRTMIREGKEEPNLGADPQINFYSLLRAHNMQGPEGFQFNDGDHFKDPDLYSDKSDRENEQDHEESDNDGLEKSEESDSDTSERQDDSYVDLDPGEALRETRYMEQSHEELGEAGEASQTETVSEENKSLIWTLLKQVRPGMDLSKVVLPTFILEPRSFLDKLSDYYYHADFLSEAAVEENAYNRMKKVVKWYLSGFYKKPKGLKKPYNPIIGETFRCVWIHPKTNSKTFYISEQVSHHPPVSAFYVSNRKDGFCLSGSILAKSKFYGNSLSAILDGEARLTFLNRGEDYIMNMPYAHCKGILYGTMTLELAGQVTITCEKTGYSAQLEFKLKPFLGSNDSVNQIAGKIKLGKEVLATLEGHWDSEIFINDKKTGVVETFWNPTPELRQSRLTRCTVPPEEQGDFESEKLWQHVTRAINNKDQTEATNEKFILEEAQRKSARERKAKCEEWSPGLFEQDPITGEWHYRYADTRPWDPLNDMIQFEKDGWIQTKVRHRTPMVRSGSVISLSNQGSRRDNCTCQVTVPKRKHKQTDKPKSPESGCSSPELDRHDSSGSERHKAKHSSRLRKKGTDLSELQSAIESIKQTQEDINRSITALRSRASSAQAQSDGNFLQQRDYVLIVFLVLVQIFINVLFK